In Bubalus kerabau isolate K-KA32 ecotype Philippines breed swamp buffalo chromosome 4, PCC_UOA_SB_1v2, whole genome shotgun sequence, one DNA window encodes the following:
- the LOC129651486 gene encoding interferon tau-1: MAFMLSLLMALVLVSYGPAESLGCYLSQRHMLDARENLRLLARMNRLSPHPCLQDRKDFGLPQEMVEGDQLQKDQAISVLHEMLQQCFNLFHTERSSAAWNTTLLEQLHIGLQQQLEDLDACLGPVTGEKDSDLGRMGPILTVKKYFQGIHVYLKENEYSDCAWEIVRVEMMRALSSSTTLQKRLRKMGGDLNSL, from the coding sequence ATGGCCTTCATGCTCTCTCTACTGATGGCCCTGGTGCTGGTCAGCTATGGCCCGGCAGAATCTCTTGGTTGTTACCTGTCTCAGAGACACATGCTGGATGCCAGGGAGAACCTCAGGCTCCTGGCCCGAATGAACAGACTCTCCCCTCATCCCTGTCTGCAGGACAGAAAAGACTTTGGTCttccccaggagatggtggagggcgACCAGCTCCAGAAGGATCAGGCCATCTCTGTGCTCCACGAGATGCTCCAGCAGTGCTTCAACCTCTTCCACACAGAGCGCTCGTCTGCTGCCTGGAACACCACCCTCCTGGAGCAGCTCCACATTGGACTCCAACAGCAGCTGGAGGACCTGGACGCCTGCCTGGGCCCAGTGACGGGAGAGAAAGACTCTGACCTGGGAAGGATGGGCCCCATTCTGACCGTGAAGAAGTACTTCCAGGGCATCCATGTCTACCTGAAAGAGAACGAATACAGCGACTGTGCCTGGGAAATCGTCAGAGTGGAGATGATGAGAGCCCTCTCTTCATCAACCACCTTGCAAAAAAGGTTAAGAAAGATGGGTGGAGATCTGAACTCACTTTGA